A single region of the Drosophila miranda strain MSH22 chromosome 2, D.miranda_PacBio2.1, whole genome shotgun sequence genome encodes:
- the LOC108154331 gene encoding uncharacterized protein LOC108154331: MSQQSAVVLMLRLLGALLLATFNGWLPAEGLHLSSLSVPRIIDVAQKAKLFCSYEMGNRTLNSVKWYKDGLEFFRYSPLTPPTTNWFPVKGVTIAEGSSHCNQFICNVELEKLNIHSSGQYRCEVSGDAPEFKLIDQTANMTVGVLPKFDPFISGVRHAYKYHDTLMANCSSEWSSPAAKLMWYINNKTAPQHSLQPQVNEITRNVEGFPLFASNLQLRLHLDDQRFISKSEMLELRCGADIMGLASARRESRVRTTVLALKDAGTNQRFTENGSCISGRPASLAAWLLGLVQLMRWHRSQS; this comes from the exons ATGAGCCAGCAGTCGGCGGTGGTGCTGATGCTGCGTCTGCTCGGCGCCCTGCTTCTGGCCACTTTTAATG GTTGGCTGCCAGCGGAGGGACTGCACCTGTCCAGCCTCTCCGTTCCGCGCATTATCGATGTGGCGCAGAAGGCGAAGCTCTTCTGCAGCTACGAAATGGGAAATCGGACGCTGAACTCCGTCAAATGGTACAAGGATGGGCTGGAGTTTTTCAG ATACTCGCCACTAACACCGCCGACAACAAATTGGTTCCCCGTGAAAGGTGTCACCATCGCCGAAGGTTCGTCGCATTGCAATCAATTCATCTGCAACGTGGAACTGGAGAAGCTCAACATCCACTCGTCCGGACAGTATCGATGCGAGGTGTCCGGCGATGCGCCCGAGTTCAAGCTGATCGATCAGACGGCCAATATGACAGTCGGTG TCTTGCCCAAATTCGATCCATTCATATCGGGTGTGCGCCACGCCTATAAGTATCACGACACTCTAATGGCCAATTGCAGCTCGGAATGGTCGAGTCCGGCGGCCAAACTCATGTGGTACATCAACAACAAAACG GCGCCCCAGCACAGCCTGCAGCCTCAAGTCAACGAGATCACACGCAACGTCGAAGGATTCCCCCTGTTTGCCAGCAACCTGCAGCTGCGCCTCCACCTGGACGACCAGCGCTTCATCAGCAAAAGCGAGATGCTGGAGCTGCGGTGCGGCGCGGACATCATGGGCCTGGCCAGTGCACGCCGCGAGAGCCGCGTGCGGACCACCGTCCTGGCCCTCAAGGATGCCGGCACCAACCAGCGCTTCACCGAAAACGGTTCCTGCATCAGCGGCCGCCCAG CCTCGCTAGCCGCCTGGCTACTGGGCCTTGTCCAATTGATGCGATGGCACCGCTCCCAGAGTTAG